Proteins encoded by one window of Lycium barbarum isolate Lr01 chromosome 11, ASM1917538v2, whole genome shotgun sequence:
- the LOC132620056 gene encoding uncharacterized protein LOC132620056 translates to MKTAGTNCNGKIWFFVNEDTDMKIISDTPQEITLNLFIHEENRFLVTTMVYAKCDDTERLQLWDSIYQLVGNIDAPWLVGGDFNVVLNGDEKIGGNLVIPQDYEDFAFCINSCETVDADFKGSPFTWWNGRAGDDCIFERLDRVFTNSHLQQWFSNIKVEHLARTGSDHAPLLITHSSLLLELRLQNFQTF, encoded by the coding sequence ATGAAGACTGCAGGGACAAATTGTAATGGGAAGATTTGGTTCTTTGTGAATGAGGATACAGATATGAAAATCATTTCAGATACTCCCCAGGAAATCACTTTGAATTTATTTATTCATGAGGAAAACAGGTTCTTGGTAACTACCATGGTGTATGCTAAGTGTGATGATACTGAGAGATTGCAATTATGGGACAGTATATACCAACTTGTTGGTAATATAGATGCACCTTGGTTGGTTGGAGGAGATTTTAATGTTGTCCTGAATGGAGATGAGAAGATAGGTGGGAATCTTGTAATCCCACAAGATTATGAGGACTTTGCATTTTGTATCAATTCATGTGAGACAGTGGACGCCGATTTTAAAGGGAGCCcatttacttggtggaatggaaggGCAGGAGATGATTGCATATTTGAAAGATTGGATAGAGTTTTCACTAACTCACACTTGCAGCAATGGTTTAGTAATATAAAAGTGGAGCATTTGGCCAGAACTGGCTCAGATCATGCCCCACTCCTCATTACTCACTCCTCATTACTCTTGGAACTGAGGCTCCAAAATTTTCAAACCTTTTAG